The proteins below are encoded in one region of Mya arenaria isolate MELC-2E11 chromosome 15, ASM2691426v1:
- the LOC128219645 gene encoding uncharacterized protein LOC128219645 isoform X2, producing MLFKYTLILVICIILIDPSDAKKEKKKSKKKEKTKTKTKEKRSVTDVEPPKLGCKAQFSVVCPVDMTAADVAIAGGTARTGAVVAAFAAAGVAVRKNACKVEEKNTCKRILRGRSTWPSQRSCADLSRLLMSMVTVNWTHRSLLLPRSCLRMSSIQNQQTQ from the exons ATGCTTTTCAAATACACCCTGATATTAGTTATCTGCATAATCCTGATTGACCCATCTGATGCAaagaaggagaagaagaagtCTAAGAAGAAGGAGAAGACGAAGACGAAGACAAAGGAAAAGCGCAGCGTAACGGATGTCGAGCCGCCGAAACTAGGCTGTAAG GCTCAGTTCTCAGTAGTGTGTCCAGTTGACATGACGGCGGCCGACGTAGCGATAGCGGGTGGAACTGCCCGCACGGGGGCTGTAGTGGCTGCATTTGCAGCTGCTGGAGTTGCTGTGCGAAAGAACGCGTGCAAAGTAGAGGAGAAAAACACTTGCAAACGTATT TTACGAGGACGGTCAACCTGGCCGAGCCAACGGAGCTGCGCAGACCTTTCACGTTTGCTGATGTCAATG GTGACGGTGAATTGGACACACAGGAGTTTATTACTGCCCCGTTCTTGTTTGCGC ATGTCGAGCattcaaaatcaacaaacaCAATGA